The following is a genomic window from Micromonospora cathayae.
GCCACCGCCGCGCCGATCGCCGCGATCCCGGCCGCCCCCGCCCAGGCCGCCCCCGCGCCGATCGTCGCCGCTGGCCCGGCTGCTGCCGCTGGCCCGGCCGCTGCGGCTGAGCGGGCGCCGGTCGCGCACCCGCCGGCCGTCGCCCCGGGCGGGCAACCGGCGACCAGTACGCCGATCAAGCACTTCGTCTATCTGATGCAGGAGAACCACACCTTCGACAACTACTTCGGTACCCGGCCCGGGGTGGACGGCATCCCCGCCGACGTCTGCATGCCGCTCAAGCGGGGCCAGCGCGAGCCCTGCGAGAAACCGTTCCACATCGGCGACCGGGGGGCCATCGACCTGGACCACTCGGCCGAGGCGTTCCGCACCCAGTACAACGGCGGGAAGATGGACGGCTTCGTCGAGGGGGTGAGCAAGCAGGGCAAGGACGGCCGGATGGCGATGGCCTACTACGACGACCGGGACATGCCCTACTACTGGAACGTCGCCGACGAGTACGTCATCTTCGACCGCTTCTTCAGCTCGTCGAACTCCGGCAGCATCCGCAACCACATGTACCGGGTCACCGGCGGACCCGGCCTGCCCGGCGCGGAGATGATCCCGTCGACCGGCTGGGGCGACATCCCCACCATCTTCGACCGGCTGGAGGCCGCCGGGATCAGCTGGAAGTTCTACGTGCAGAACTACGACCCGACGATCACCTTCCGGACCCGTACCGCCGAGGAGGAGATCGACCGGGGCGCGCAGGTGATCTGGGTGCCGCTGCTGGCGTACGCGCGCTACATCGACGACCCGAAACTGTTCAGCAGGATCGTCGACCTGGACGAGTACTACGAGGACGCCGCCAAGGGGGAACTGCCGGCGGTGGCGTTCGTCGCCCCGGCCGGCAACAGCGAACACCCACCGGGCAACATCCGGGCCGGGCAGACCCTGGTCCGGTCGCTGCTCACCCAGCTCATGCGGTCACCGCTGTGGGACTCCTCGGCGTTCTTCTGGTCGTACGACGACTGGGGCGGCTGGTACGACCACGTCACCCCGCCCCAGGTCGACCGGTACGGCTACGGCTTCCGGGTGCCCGCCCTGCTGGTCAGCCCGTACGCCCGCCGCGGGTACGTCGACTCCACCACCCTCGACTTCGCCTCGGTGCTCAAGTTCATCCAGGCCAACTGGGGGCTGAAACCGCTCGCCGACCGGGACCGCAAGGCGGCCAACTTCCTCGGCGCGTTCGACTTCACCTCGCCACCCCGGCCCGGCCACCTGCTCAACACCGAACGGAACCCGGTGCCGGTGAGCCGACCGGAACCGGAACCGGTCTACGCCTCGTACGCCATGGCGGTGGCCCTGGTCGGCGCGCTGGTCGCCGGCGCGGCGCTGCGGGGACGGAGGTCGCGGTGAGCACGCCGATCCACCGGCTGCTGGTGCTGCCGCTGCTCGTGGCGGCCGGTCTGGTCGCGTTGACGCCCGGGGGGGCCGCCGCCGACGGCGCGCGGTCCACCCGGCCCGGCGTACTGCGCATGCAGACCGTGCCGCCGCTGCCCGGCGTGCAGGTGCGGGTCGACGGCAACGTCGCCCGCTCCGACGCGCACGGCCGGATCGCCGTCCGGGTCCGCAACTTCCTCGACCTGGAGAGCCGGCTCGTGATCCCCGAGGTGCTGGTCAGCCCGGACCGGCGGGCGATCTTCGACCGCTTCCGGGGCAGCCCGGACGCCGGGGTGAAACGGGTCGTCGAGATCGGCCTGCGGACCGTCCGGAAGGTCTCCTGGAGCTTCGTGGAACGGTTCGGCGCCCCGGTGCCCGCCGACCGGATCACCGAACTGCGGCTGCGCAGCAGCACCGGCGAGATCCACCACATCAGCGGGGCGGAGCTGACCCAGCCGCGCTGGGTCGCCGAGAGCCGCACCCAGCAGGGCCCGCGTGGGCTCGCCTCGAAGCAGCTGTACTTCGTGGTGGACAGCGTGGTCGTGGACGGTACCTCGGTGGTGAACCGGGCCGCGCAACGGTTCGTGCCGTGGGAGCAGCAGGCGTGGACGATCCAACTGCTGTTCTTCAAGGTGTCCTTCACCGCCACCGACATGATCTTCAGTCGGCAGGCCGGGGACGGCGTGCTGCTGACCCGGGCGGACGGTCGGGTCGAGCGGCTCCGGTTCGCCGACGACGGCACGGTGCTGGTCCCCGACCTGCCCCGGGGCACGTACGAGGTGAAGCCGCTCGGTGGCGGGGTCTCCTTCGCCCGGCCGGTCAGCATCAGCCGGGACCAGCAGGTCATGCTCAGCGTGATCAGCCCGCTCGACCTGGGTCTGGTGATCCTCGGCCTGCTGGCCGTGGCGGTCGGCCTGATCGTGGCCGGTCGGCCCCACCTGGCCCGGTCGCTGGTCCGACCCGCCCGGATGCTGCTCCGCCCCGGCCGGTCGCTGGTCCGCCCCGGCCCTGCCGCCCGGTTCCGGCGGCTGCCCGTACCCCGGCTCGGGCGTCGGCCCGACGACCCGCCGGGCCGACCCACGACGCCGGACCAGACGGTGCCGGTACCGGAGCAGGTAGTCGCGGTGCCGGAGCAGGTGGTACCGGACCAGGCCGTCGCCGCGCCGGAGCAGGCGGCCCCGTCGGTGCGCCCCGCCGCTGCGTCCGGCGCGGAGCCGGCGACGGAGCCGCCGTCCGAACCGGAACCGGACGTACCGGCCCGGACGACCGGCGGACGGCACAGCGCGGCGGTGGCGGTCGTGGCGCTGCTGGCCGTGCTGGCTCCGGTACCGGCCGCCCACCGGCCGGCACACGCCGCCGTCGCCCCGCCCGCCAGCCAGTCCAACGCGACCGAGTCCGACGCGGCCCCGTTCAAGGCGGGTCGGTCCGTCGTCGGGCGGGCCGGTGCGCCGGGTGCGGTGCCGGTGCTCGCCTACTACTACATCTGGTTCAATCCGTCCTCCTGGAACCGGGCGAAGACCGACTACCCGCGGCTCGGCCGGTACTCCAGCGACGACACCGAGATCATGCGCCGGCACGTCCGGATGGCGAAGGCCGCCGGTATCGACGGTTTCCTGGTCTCCTGGAAGCAGACACCCCAGCTCGACGCGCGTCTCGCCAGCCTGGTCGACATCAGCCGGCAGGAGGACTTCAAGCTGGGCATCGTCTACCAGGGGCTCGACTTCGCCCGTAACCCGCTGCCGTTCGGGACGGTCCGCGCCGACCTGGCCCACTTCGCCGACCGGTACGCCACCGAGCCGGTCTTCGACATCTTCGACAAGCCGGTGGTGGTGTGGACGGGCAGTGAGAAGTTCACCGCCGAGCAGATCGACGCGACCGTCGGGGAGGCCCGCCGCCGGCTGCTCGTCCTCGGCAACGCCAAGAACGTCGACACGGTGGCCGCCACCCAGGACGTGCTGGACGGACAGGCGTACTACTGGTCGTCCGCCGATCCGCTGAAGGAGAAGGCCGACCGGAAGCTGGCCGCCATGTCGGAGGCGGTGAAGCGTACCGACGGACTGTGGATCGCCCCGGTCGCGCCGGGCTTCGACGCCCGGATGATCGGCGGTCGGCGGGACGTGGACCGGCGCGACGGCGACACCTTCCGGTCCTCGTTCGCCGCCGCCCAGGGCTCCGCACCCGACGCGCTCGGCGTGATCAGTTGGAACGAGTTCAGCGAGAACACCCACATCGAGCCGAGTGAACAGTACGGCGAGAGGTACCTCGACGTCCTCGCCGACCTGCTCGGCCGCACCGTGGACCACGACGTGCTGATGGAGAGCCACGCCACGTCCGACGCCGAGCCCTGGGGGCTGCCGGCGTGGGCGGCGCTGCTCGCCACCGCCGCCGCGGCTGCGGTGCTGCCACTGTGGCTGGTGTACCGCCGCCGCCGGGCCCGGTCCGCGGTCACCCCACCGACCCAGCGGGGGACCGCCCCGCAGGTGGATCCCATGGACCTCTGACGCCCCGCCCCGGCGTCGTCGACGACGCCGGGGGCGGGGCCGCCGGGGGCGGGCGAGGAGGAGAGAAGATGACACGGACAACGCGCGGTCGGC
Proteins encoded in this region:
- a CDS encoding alkaline phosphatase family protein, with protein sequence MTSFTAPAGRGRPATGRRPLGAALALLLATAAPIAAIPAAPAQAAPAPIVAAGPAAAAGPAAAAERAPVAHPPAVAPGGQPATSTPIKHFVYLMQENHTFDNYFGTRPGVDGIPADVCMPLKRGQREPCEKPFHIGDRGAIDLDHSAEAFRTQYNGGKMDGFVEGVSKQGKDGRMAMAYYDDRDMPYYWNVADEYVIFDRFFSSSNSGSIRNHMYRVTGGPGLPGAEMIPSTGWGDIPTIFDRLEAAGISWKFYVQNYDPTITFRTRTAEEEIDRGAQVIWVPLLAYARYIDDPKLFSRIVDLDEYYEDAAKGELPAVAFVAPAGNSEHPPGNIRAGQTLVRSLLTQLMRSPLWDSSAFFWSYDDWGGWYDHVTPPQVDRYGYGFRVPALLVSPYARRGYVDSTTLDFASVLKFIQANWGLKPLADRDRKAANFLGAFDFTSPPRPGHLLNTERNPVPVSRPEPEPVYASYAMAVALVGALVAGAALRGRRSR
- a CDS encoding endo-1,3-alpha-glucanase family glycosylhydrolase — translated: MSTPIHRLLVLPLLVAAGLVALTPGGAAADGARSTRPGVLRMQTVPPLPGVQVRVDGNVARSDAHGRIAVRVRNFLDLESRLVIPEVLVSPDRRAIFDRFRGSPDAGVKRVVEIGLRTVRKVSWSFVERFGAPVPADRITELRLRSSTGEIHHISGAELTQPRWVAESRTQQGPRGLASKQLYFVVDSVVVDGTSVVNRAAQRFVPWEQQAWTIQLLFFKVSFTATDMIFSRQAGDGVLLTRADGRVERLRFADDGTVLVPDLPRGTYEVKPLGGGVSFARPVSISRDQQVMLSVISPLDLGLVILGLLAVAVGLIVAGRPHLARSLVRPARMLLRPGRSLVRPGPAARFRRLPVPRLGRRPDDPPGRPTTPDQTVPVPEQVVAVPEQVVPDQAVAAPEQAAPSVRPAAASGAEPATEPPSEPEPDVPARTTGGRHSAAVAVVALLAVLAPVPAAHRPAHAAVAPPASQSNATESDAAPFKAGRSVVGRAGAPGAVPVLAYYYIWFNPSSWNRAKTDYPRLGRYSSDDTEIMRRHVRMAKAAGIDGFLVSWKQTPQLDARLASLVDISRQEDFKLGIVYQGLDFARNPLPFGTVRADLAHFADRYATEPVFDIFDKPVVVWTGSEKFTAEQIDATVGEARRRLLVLGNAKNVDTVAATQDVLDGQAYYWSSADPLKEKADRKLAAMSEAVKRTDGLWIAPVAPGFDARMIGGRRDVDRRDGDTFRSSFAAAQGSAPDALGVISWNEFSENTHIEPSEQYGERYLDVLADLLGRTVDHDVLMESHATSDAEPWGLPAWAALLATAAAAAVLPLWLVYRRRRARSAVTPPTQRGTAPQVDPMDL